One stretch of Ostrinia nubilalis chromosome 11, ilOstNubi1.1, whole genome shotgun sequence DNA includes these proteins:
- the LOC135076306 gene encoding nuclear pore complex protein Nup107 yields the protein MNFDKSLLLHSSQHTPIRNKRSKHLLHREDTLNLSPILNETSIFKTLNDTSLRQVLDESSVLVNTGSAGDGLSEAFFEIIQISRSNDVLDTLARLSQVCCDSLELVEPWNRYNAHNYWLAEEANTWKLLYCLYSDSITEHPESLDDLIKEPTLSQQELVGALFQSDSELRLLQLLVDWLEATAAYQEEATKTSAPVIGNNIHWSNTLHQLLIGSSLFNKEKNKAMITCMDPDAPRRQNKSIHSDDLKDDNDLCKRIFTEVRCGKFKEAVSLCISAGQAWRGAVLQGWILLHYLPREDENAPLEISGNPSRDLWKWCSLGIANSVSENIHYKAAVGILCGHLASAIQACQGNWEDLLWAHLRVQIEARVDKFLHEHHLTADANTTPMDVLELLQNELQIEEQSLQQVFGAVKSLMDGKKESNYQTCQRHLMLGNIRAIMQDSLQWIDTAEERFIRFLAHLILILRQMGKDPQHDVGDKILEKYVTQLIAKLIDGSSECPELIAYYTSTVPIERQIELYAELMDHIHKSEYRQGVVKAGDDAGIDVAASARVAIKKAITDIQQGYGNLDLTFTQTSSVEKDKTLITKVISSLEWLSLITNQLQEALWLSNAMIRTFIFIGNTDAALACVVNVNKMIPDFLNKVPTNCSELREHLCLKAYLEAIEGFATWYRHFISGQPKDVEPLPQDATFSDKVHHEQRCAQVEQQKARWLNAVLHQSRHTKNLLYNVLLFPSGWLQDENDSVSSDNFDEDEKQERLKQLETLRRLCIPEVVILILKILQSGEDIDSHKEALKLCNLISGENRGLYKMFTKAKLVEVLDRIKESSLLLLEKGKDMFGYEINDE from the coding sequence ATGAATTTTGATAAAAGTCTCCTGTTACATTCCTCACAACATACCCCGATTAGAAACAAGCGAAGTAAGCATTTGTTACACAGAGAAGACACTTTGAATTTGTCGCCGATACTAAATGAAACCTCAATTTTTAAAACTCTGAATGATACGAGCTTGAGGCAAGTTTTGGATGAATCTTCAGTGTTAGTTAACACAGGAAGCGCTGGTGATGGTTTGAGCGAGGCGTTTTTTGAGATAATACAAATAAGTCGTTCAAACGATGTACTTGATACATTAGCGAGGTTAAGTCAAGTTTGTTGCGATTCACTGGAATTGGTGGAACCATGGAACCGGTACAATGCTCACAACTACTGGCTGGCTGAAGAAGCCAATACCTGGAAGCTACTTTACTGTTTGTATTCCGATTCTATAACTGAACACCCAGAATCTTTGGACGACTTGATAAAAGAACCAACTTTATCGCAACAGGAATTGGTTGGTGCATTGTTTCAGTCTGATTCAGAGTTGCGACTGTTACAATTATTGGTTGATTGGTTGGAAGCTACTGCTGCTTACCAAGAAGAAGCCACTAAGACTTCCGCACCAGTGATCGGAAACAACATACATTGGAGTAATACACTACATCAATTGTTGATTGGGTCAAGTTTAttcaataaagaaaaaaataaggcTATGATAACTTGTATGGACCCAGATGCACCTAGGCGTCAAAATAAGTCAATACATTCAGATGATCTCAAGGATGATAATGATTTATGTAAAAGAATATTTACTGAAGTGAGATGTGGAAAATTTAAAGAAGCAGTCTCCTTGTGTATCAGTGCTGGACAGGCATGGCGCGGGGCGGTCCTACAGGGATGGATATTGCTTCATTATCTACCGAGAGAAGATGAAAACGCTCCCCTTGAAATATCTGGGAATCCTTCTCGAGATTTATGGAAATGGTGTTCTCTTGGAATTGCTAATAGCGTATCTGAAAACATTCACTACAAGGCTGCTGTAGGCATACTGTGTGGCCATTTGGCTAGTGCTATACAAGCATGCCAAGGAAACTGGGAAGATCTACTTTGGGCACATTTGAGGGTACAAATAGAAGCCAGGGTTGACAAGTTTTTACATGAACATCATTTAACTGCTGATGCTAACACTACTCCCATGGATGTTTTGGAATTGTTGCAAAATGAACTTCAAATTGAAGAACAATCTCTCCAACAAGTATTTGGTGCTGTAAAGTCATTGATGGATGGCAAAAAGGAATCAAACTATCAAACATGTCAACGTCACTTAATGCTTGGAAACATTAGAGCCATTATGCAAGACTCTTTACAATGGATTGACACTGCTGAAGAAAGGTTCATACGATTTTTGGCCCATCTCATATTAATTTTGAGACAAATGGGCAAGGACCCTCAACATGATGTAGGGGACAAGATATTGGAGAAATATGTTACCCAGCTTATTGCTAAGTTAATAGATGGATCCTCAGAATGCCCTGAACTGATTGCTTATTATACATCAACTGTGCCAATAGAACGTCAAATTGAATTATATGCTGAATTGATGGATCATATTCACAAAAGTGAGTACAGGCAGGGAGTCGTGAAGGCAGGCGATGATGCAGGCATTGATGTAGCAGCTTCTGCAAGGGTTGCTATAAAAAAGGCCATTACTGATATTCAACAAGGCTATGGCAACTTAGATTTAACATTTACTCAGACATCTTCGGTTGAAAAAGACAAAACATTGATCACTAAAGTTATTTCATCCCTGGAATGGTTGTCCCTCATTACCAACCAGTTGCAAGAAGCTTTATGGTTGAGTAATGCCATGATACGTACATTCATATTTATAGGAAATACTGATGCTGCATTAGCTTGTGTTGTTAATGTGAATAAAATGATTCCTGATTTTTTGAACAAAGTACCCACCAACTGCTCTGAACTGAGAGAGCACCTATGTCTGAAGGCTTACCTGGAAGCTATTGAAGGTTTTGCCACTTGGTACAGACATTTCATAAGTGGACAGCCAAAAGATGTGGAACCACTGCCTCAAGATGCAACATTCTCTGACAAAGTTCACCATGAGCAGAGATGCGCCCAAGTTGAGCAACAGAAAGCGCGCTGGTTGAATGCTGTGCTCCACCAATCGCGGCACACGAAGAATTTGTTGTACAACGTGTTATTATTTCCTAGTGGCTGGCTTCAAGATGAGAATGACAGTGTCTCCTCTGACAACTTTGATGAAGATGAAAAACAAGAGAGACTGAAGCAACTGGAGACGCTGAGACGTCTGTGTATACCTGAGGTTGTAATTCTAATCCTAAAAATTTTACAAAGTGGAGAAGATATTGATAGCCACAAAGAAGCATTGAAACTGTGCAACCTCATATCGGGTGAAAATAGAGGATTGTACAAGATGTTCACAAAGGCTAAACTTGTCGAAGTTTTGGATAGGATCAAGGAATCATCTCTTTTGTTATTAGAGAAAGGAAAAGATATGTTTGGTTACGAAATTAATGAtgaataa
- the LOC135076307 gene encoding DDRGK domain-containing protein 1-like: protein MDPFIVAAIISAIVILVLSVAFLKVCQVKPQAGARPRAAAVQRDGGPGRVQAVRNQRARMRANAARHQVDLADEPEAEEEADDGNMPETSGKVEFDDKMGAKKRAKMEAKLEKKKAREAEEQMREMKKKRDEEMEEERRKVEEKKEEEERQREEAERKAEEERKRREQEEYEAMKAAFSVDSEGFEENEEQDRESLLRDFIEYIKAQKVVLLEDLAAHFKLKTQAAIDRIADLQSSGDLTGVIDDRGKFIYISQKELEDVAKFIKQRGRVSITDLAESSNELINLNPVTVS, encoded by the exons ATGGATCCATTTATTGTTGCTGCTATTATTAGTGCTATAGTCATATTAGTGCTCTCTGTTGCATTTTTAAAAGTATGCCAAGTGAAACCACAAG CTGGAGCCAGACCAAGAGCAGCTGCAGTGCAGAGAGATGGCGGCCCTGGCAGAGTGCAGGCAGTCAGAAACCAGCGGGCTAGGATGAGAGCTAATG CTGCTCGTCACCAAGTTGACCTGGCCGATGAACCGGAAGCGGAGGAAGAAGCGGATGACGGAAACATGCCGGAGACTTCCGGCAAAGTTGAATTTGATGACAAAATGGGTGCCAAG aAACGAGCTAAGATGGAAGCTAAGTTAGAGAAGAAGAAGGCAAGAGAAGCTGAGGAGCAAATGAGAGAGATGAAAAAGAAAAGAGACGAAGAGATGGAGGAAGAGAGACGGAAAGTAGAGGAGAAAAAGGAG GAAGAGGAACGCCAACGTGAGGAGGCTGAAAGGAAAGCAGAGGAGGAGCGTAAGAGGCGCGAGCAAGAGGAATACGAGGCTATGAAGGCCGCGTTCAGCGTCGACAGCGAGGGCTTCGAAGAAAATGAGGAGCAGGACCGCGAGAGTCTGCTGCGAGACTTCATCGAATACATCAAA GCACAAAAAGTCGTGCTGCTAGAAGATTTGGCTGCACACTTCAAACTGAAGACACAAGCAGCCATTGACAGAATTGCAGACCTCCAATCATCTGGCGATCTTACTGGTGTTATCGACGACAGAGGGAAATTCATTTACATATCGCAAAAAGAATTGGAAGACGTAGCGAAATTCATAAAACAGAGGGGGCGCGTATCAATAACAGATTTAGCCGAGAGTAGCAATGAATTAATTAATCTAAACCCAGTTACAGTGTCATAg
- the LOC135076308 gene encoding transmembrane emp24 domain-containing protein eca, producing MSIVILVFAEYNIHKNMELFRISSVLSLFLLLDLTSALYFHIAEGERKCFIEEIPDDTSVIVNYKVELYDPRSGGFMPSTPGIGMHVEVRDSNDRVVLSRVYSSEGMISFTSNVPGEHVICMYSNSTSWFSGSQLRVHLDIQVGEHAVDYANVAQKDKLTELQLRIRQLLDQVHQITKEQSYQRHREERFRQTSESTNQRVLWWSLLQTGVLVGIGYWQMRHLKSFFEAKKLV from the exons ATGTCGATTGTGATTTTGGTTTTCGCCGAATACAATATCcacaaaaatatggaattatttaGGATTTCATCAGTTTTATCATTGTTCCTATTGTTGGACTTGACTTCGGCTTTGTATTTCCACATAGCTGAAGGGGAAAGGAAATGTTTCATTGAAGAAATACCCGATGACACTTCAGTAATAG TAAACTACAAGGTGGAGTTGTACGACCCCCGGTCGGGCGGGTTTATGCCGTCGACTCCTGGCATCGGTATGCACGTGGAAGTGAGGGATAGCAACGACCGGGTGGTGCTGTCGCGCGTGTACTCGTCAGAAGGCATGATCTCCTTCACATCAAATGTCCCGGGAGAGCACGTCATCTGCATGTACTCCAATAGCACGTCTTGGTTCAGTGGATCACAGTTGAGA GTCCACTTGGACATCCAAGTCGGTGAGCACGCTGTGGACTACGCCAATGTGGCACAAAAGGACAAGCTGACGGAGCTGCAGCTGAGGATACGTCAGCTTCTAGACCAGGTGCACCAGATCACTAAGGAGCAGAGCTACCAAAGg CATCGTGAAGAACGTTTCAGACAAACTTCAGAAAGCACAAACCAGAGAGTCCTCTGGTGGAGTTTACTTCAGACTGGTGTGCTCGTTggcattggctactggcagaTGAGACATCTCAAGAGTTTCTTCGAGGCTAAGAAATTAGTGTAA
- the LOC135076309 gene encoding UDP-N-acetylglucosamine transferase subunit ALG13 homolog, producing the protein MSKKYQKCFITVGTTRFDLLVETIMTPSVLKSLKNMGCKVITLQIGNSDFQPGIYDKEGVQINAYRLKDSILDDINNADLVISHAGAGSCLEVLEARKPLLVVVNEELMDNHQIELAEQLQVDGHLYYCTCDTIESTLDMLDFGMLNPFPKPDPTLFIRYLDDVFRVKPKAK; encoded by the coding sequence ATGTcgaaaaaataccaaaaatgtTTCATCACGGTGGGTACAACACGTTTCGATTTGCTCGTCGAGACCATCATGACTCCTTCAGTTCTAAAAAGCCTAAAGAATATGGGTTGCAAAGTGATAACCTTGCAAATCGGCAATAGTGATTTCCAGCCAGGTATTTACGATAAAGAAGGGGTTCAAATTAACGCATATAGATTGAAGGATTCTATATTGGACGACATAAACAACGCGGACCTTGTTATCAGTCACGCAGGAGCTGGGAGCTGCTTAGAAGTCCTAGAAGCTCGGAAACCTTTACTGGTGGTTGTAAATGAGGAACTAATGGACAACCATCAGATAGAGCTAGCCGAGCAGTTACAAGTGGACGGGCATTTGTATTATTGCACCTGTGACACCATCGAAAGTACATTAGATATGCTAGACTTTGGTATGTTGAACCCATTCCCGAAGCCAGATCCaacattatttattaggtatttaGATGATGTGTTTAGAGTTAAACCTAAGGCTAAATAA